A region from the Haloarcula limicola genome encodes:
- a CDS encoding ribbon-helix-helix protein, CopG family, with translation MNESFLDLDEVEIELEEAALEALDEKAFKEHRDNRDAAIRDLLDEWLKARDSDGE, from the coding sequence ATGAACGAGTCGTTCCTCGACCTCGACGAGGTCGAAATCGAACTGGAGGAGGCGGCGCTGGAGGCGCTCGACGAGAAGGCGTTCAAGGAGCACCGCGACAACCGCGACGCCGCGATCCGGGATCTGCTCGACGAGTGGCTGAAGGCACGCGACAGCGACGGAGAGTGA
- a CDS encoding sugar porter family MFS transporter, which yields MSTADIRSVLRGGGDRFIYLSSALAALNGLLFGFDTGIISGAFLYINDTFAMSPLVEGIVMSGAMAGAAAGAALGGRLADTLGRKRLILLGAAVFFVGSLTMAVAPTVPVLVAGRLIDGVAIGFASIVGPLYISEIAPPRIRGSLTSLNQLMVTVGILVSYFVNFAFADAGAWRWMLGTGMIPAVVLAIGMLKMPESPRWLFEHGREDEAAAVLQRTRQGDIDEELAEIEETVEKQSDTGIRELLKPWLRPALVVGLGLAVFQQITGINAVMYYAPTVLESTGFGDVTSILATVGIGAINVAATVVAIALIDRVGRRRLLLTGIGGMIATLVALGAVFYLPGFGDMQGVLATGSLMLFVAFFAIGLGPVFWLLISEIYPLAVRGGAMGLVTVANWGANLLVSLTFPMLTANAGKPQTFWLFGVFSLAALLFSYRYVPETKGRSLEAIESELRENIGTTETAD from the coding sequence ATGTCTACAGCCGACATCCGGAGCGTTCTGCGCGGCGGCGGAGATCGGTTCATCTACCTCTCGTCCGCGCTGGCCGCGCTGAACGGCCTGCTGTTCGGGTTCGACACGGGCATCATCTCGGGGGCGTTCCTCTACATCAACGACACGTTCGCCATGTCGCCGCTGGTCGAGGGCATCGTGATGAGCGGCGCGATGGCCGGCGCGGCGGCGGGCGCGGCCCTCGGCGGGAGGCTGGCCGACACGCTGGGACGGAAACGACTCATCTTACTCGGCGCGGCCGTCTTCTTCGTCGGCTCGCTCACGATGGCCGTCGCTCCCACCGTCCCGGTGCTCGTCGCCGGGCGGCTGATCGACGGCGTCGCCATCGGTTTCGCCTCCATCGTCGGGCCGCTTTACATCTCCGAGATCGCGCCCCCGCGCATCCGCGGGTCGCTCACCTCGCTGAACCAGTTGATGGTCACCGTCGGCATCCTCGTCTCCTACTTCGTCAACTTCGCGTTCGCCGACGCCGGCGCGTGGCGCTGGATGCTCGGCACTGGGATGATCCCCGCCGTCGTCCTCGCAATCGGGATGCTGAAGATGCCCGAGAGCCCCCGCTGGCTGTTCGAACACGGCCGCGAAGATGAGGCCGCGGCCGTCCTCCAGCGGACCCGACAGGGCGACATCGACGAGGAACTCGCCGAGATCGAGGAGACCGTCGAGAAGCAGTCTGACACCGGCATCCGAGAGCTCCTGAAACCGTGGCTCCGCCCGGCGCTCGTCGTCGGTCTCGGGCTGGCCGTCTTCCAGCAGATCACGGGCATCAACGCGGTGATGTACTACGCGCCGACCGTGCTCGAATCGACCGGCTTCGGCGACGTGACCTCCATCCTCGCCACGGTCGGCATCGGCGCGATCAACGTCGCCGCCACCGTCGTCGCCATCGCGCTCATCGACCGCGTCGGCCGCCGCCGCCTCCTGCTGACGGGTATCGGCGGGATGATCGCGACGCTGGTCGCCCTCGGCGCGGTGTTTTACCTCCCCGGGTTCGGCGACATGCAGGGGGTCCTCGCCACGGGCAGCCTGATGCTGTTCGTCGCCTTCTTCGCCATCGGACTGGGTCCCGTGTTCTGGCTCCTCATCTCCGAGATCTATCCGCTCGCGGTCCGCGGCGGCGCGATGGGGCTGGTCACCGTCGCCAACTGGGGCGCGAACCTGCTCGTCTCGCTGACGTTCCCGATGCTGACCGCGAACGCCGGCAAGCCCCAGACGTTCTGGCTGTTCGGCGTCTTCAGCCTCGCCGCGCTGCTGTTCTCCTACCGGTACGTTCCCGAGACGAAGGGGCGGTCCCTGGAGGCAATCGAGTCGGAACTGCGCGAGAACATCGGCACCACCGAAACCGCTGACTGA
- a CDS encoding cupin domain-containing protein, whose protein sequence is MERTRLDFDRYFEVVMETEEAQVAEMTVGPGEHVGGPDNYHADSDQWLFVVSGTGVVTVDGEEERVETGDLLRIDSGERHGIENGGEAPLQTLNLYTPPR, encoded by the coding sequence ATGGAGCGAACGCGTCTCGACTTCGACCGCTACTTCGAGGTCGTCATGGAGACGGAGGAGGCGCAGGTCGCGGAGATGACGGTCGGCCCCGGCGAGCACGTCGGCGGCCCCGACAACTACCACGCCGACAGCGACCAGTGGCTGTTCGTCGTCTCGGGAACGGGCGTGGTAACCGTCGACGGCGAGGAAGAGCGCGTCGAGACGGGCGACTTGCTCCGCATCGACTCGGGCGAGCGCCACGGCATCGAGAACGGCGGCGAGGCACCGCTACAGACGCTCAACCTCTACACGCCGCCGCGTTAG
- a CDS encoding hemolysin family protein, which yields METPVIVARLLAGLALILANGFFVAIEFALTRARQFSEEEFIGDGHPALERAWEMTNNLEIYLTTCQVGITASSIAVGIVAEPALAAIFEPIFAGSRLAGIGLGAGIAFLIINLVHLTHGEQTPTYLGVERARFVCRYGAKPLYWFNWIISPIITLGDAVAKWTLKLFGVEMTGAWLETEMDSIESRAELRNELDSILSQGDIPEERREEVLAAFQVGDREVRDVMVPAADIVSLSLTDDGEANAHRVAETPHTRYPLVDGGLDEFLGIVYVPELFRKQDEDAREGTPLSDVDLEEVAAPPMTVTADTSVSDAIDRFQAENQELAFVVEDGEVVGMITVTDLLEEVVGDIQDPMDAKAGVE from the coding sequence ATGGAAACCCCTGTAATCGTCGCCAGACTGTTGGCCGGGTTGGCGCTCATCCTCGCCAACGGATTCTTCGTCGCCATCGAGTTCGCGTTGACCCGGGCCAGGCAGTTCAGCGAAGAGGAGTTCATCGGCGACGGTCACCCGGCGCTGGAACGCGCGTGGGAGATGACGAACAATCTGGAGATCTATCTCACCACCTGCCAGGTCGGCATCACGGCGTCCTCTATCGCGGTCGGTATCGTCGCCGAACCCGCCCTCGCGGCGATATTCGAGCCGATATTCGCCGGGTCCCGACTGGCCGGTATCGGGCTCGGTGCCGGTATCGCCTTCCTCATCATCAACCTCGTCCACCTGACCCACGGCGAGCAGACGCCGACGTATCTCGGCGTCGAGCGAGCGCGGTTCGTCTGTCGGTACGGCGCGAAGCCGCTGTACTGGTTCAACTGGATCATCTCGCCGATCATCACGCTCGGCGACGCCGTCGCGAAGTGGACGCTGAAGCTGTTCGGCGTCGAGATGACCGGCGCGTGGCTCGAAACCGAGATGGACTCCATCGAGTCCCGCGCGGAACTGCGCAACGAACTCGACAGCATCCTCTCGCAGGGCGACATCCCCGAGGAACGCCGAGAGGAGGTGCTGGCCGCGTTCCAGGTGGGCGACCGCGAGGTCCGGGACGTGATGGTCCCGGCGGCGGACATCGTCTCGCTGTCGCTCACCGACGACGGCGAGGCGAACGCCCACCGCGTCGCCGAGACGCCACACACGCGGTATCCGCTCGTCGACGGCGGATTGGACGAGTTCCTCGGCATCGTCTACGTCCCGGAACTGTTCAGAAAGCAGGACGAGGACGCCAGAGAGGGGACCCCTCTCTCCGACGTCGACCTCGAGGAGGTCGCCGCACCGCCGATGACGGTGACTGCCGACACGTCGGTCAGCGACGCGATCGACCGATTTCAGGCCGAGAACCAGGAGCTGGCTTTCGTCGTCGAGGACGGCGAGGTCGTCGGGATGATCACCGTCACCGACCTGCTGGAGGAAGTGGTCGGCGACATCCAGGACCCGATGGACGCGAAAGCCGGCGTGGAGTGA
- a CDS encoding oxidoreductase, translated as MSGWTAAEMPSLEGETVVVTGANSGLGFEGTEAFARRGASVVMACRSLERGREAAAEIRQSVDDADLDVRECDLADLESVAAFADGLGEAYDGVDVLCNNAGVMAIPRQETADGFEMQLGVNHLGHFALTGHLLPALRASEGESRIVTQSSGLHEQGEMDFADLQSEREYDKWDAYGQSKLANLLFAYELERRLDEHGVSDLLSVACHPGYADTELQFRGPRESGSSLRMLGMQVANAVLAQSAEQGALPMLYAATADTVIGGEYVGPGGLMDMRGSPEFQQSSEASRDEADAERLWDVSEELTGVAYDFEAL; from the coding sequence ATGTCCGGTTGGACCGCCGCCGAGATGCCGTCGCTAGAGGGAGAGACCGTCGTCGTCACCGGGGCCAACAGCGGCCTCGGCTTCGAGGGGACCGAGGCGTTCGCCCGGCGGGGCGCGAGCGTCGTGATGGCGTGTCGGAGCCTCGAACGGGGTCGAGAAGCCGCCGCGGAGATTCGGCAGTCGGTCGACGACGCGGACCTGGACGTCCGCGAGTGCGACCTCGCCGATCTGGAGAGCGTCGCCGCGTTCGCCGACGGTCTCGGGGAGGCCTACGACGGCGTCGACGTCCTCTGTAACAACGCCGGCGTGATGGCGATCCCGCGACAGGAGACGGCCGACGGCTTCGAGATGCAACTGGGCGTCAACCATCTGGGTCACTTCGCACTCACCGGCCACCTCCTGCCGGCACTCCGAGCGAGCGAGGGCGAGTCCCGCATCGTCACGCAGTCCTCGGGGCTGCACGAACAGGGCGAGATGGACTTCGCGGACCTCCAATCGGAGCGAGAGTACGACAAGTGGGACGCCTACGGCCAGAGCAAGCTGGCGAACCTCCTCTTCGCCTACGAACTCGAACGGCGACTGGACGAGCACGGCGTGAGCGACCTGCTCAGCGTCGCCTGTCACCCGGGCTACGCCGACACAGAACTCCAGTTCCGCGGCCCCCGGGAGAGCGGGTCGTCGCTGCGGATGCTCGGAATGCAAGTGGCCAACGCCGTCCTCGCCCAGTCCGCCGAGCAGGGCGCGTTGCCGATGCTGTACGCGGCGACGGCCGACACCGTCATCGGCGGCGAGTACGTCGGTCCCGGCGGCCTCATGGACATGCGCGGTTCGCCGGAGTTCCAGCAGTCCAGCGAGGCCTCCCGAGACGAGGCCGACGCCGAACGTCTCTGGGACGTCTCCGAGGAACTGACCGGCGTCGCGTACGACTTCGAGGCGCTCTGA
- a CDS encoding glutaredoxin family protein, with the protein MSDASVTVYTREDCHLCEEAIDTIERVADEEGVALSLSLVDVDGDPELREEYGERVPYVLLDGTPAFKYRVDERRLRRKLTE; encoded by the coding sequence ATGAGTGACGCGTCGGTCACGGTGTACACGCGCGAGGACTGCCACCTCTGTGAGGAGGCGATCGACACGATCGAGCGAGTCGCCGACGAGGAGGGCGTCGCCCTCTCGCTGTCGCTGGTGGACGTCGACGGCGACCCGGAGCTACGCGAGGAGTACGGCGAGCGAGTCCCCTACGTCCTGTTGGACGGGACGCCGGCCTTCAAGTACCGCGTCGACGAGCGGCGGTTGCGGCGGAAGTTGACCGAGTGA
- the thiE gene encoding thiamine phosphate synthase produces MVDWDVYLVTGESLSDGRSTHEIVERAIEGGVGVVQLREKDLPVRERYEMGRELRELTREAGVAFVVNDRVDLAQALDADGVHLGDDDLPVSVARELLGEDALIGRSVSFVADAEAAEAAGADYLGVGTVFRTGSKTDIPDEEHGVGPQRVAEIAAAVDIPVVGIGGVTAENAADVAAAGADGVAVITAITRAEDPKAATAALREAVERGKREREAGASGGDGE; encoded by the coding sequence ATGGTCGATTGGGACGTGTACCTCGTGACCGGCGAGTCGCTGTCGGACGGCCGGTCCACCCACGAGATAGTCGAGCGAGCCATCGAGGGCGGCGTCGGCGTCGTACAGCTGCGCGAGAAGGACCTGCCGGTCCGCGAACGCTACGAGATGGGCAGAGAGCTACGGGAACTGACCCGCGAGGCCGGCGTCGCCTTCGTCGTCAACGACCGGGTCGACCTCGCGCAGGCGCTGGACGCCGACGGCGTCCACTTGGGCGACGACGACCTGCCGGTGTCCGTCGCCCGCGAGCTGCTGGGCGAGGACGCGCTCATCGGCCGCTCCGTGTCGTTCGTCGCGGACGCCGAGGCGGCCGAAGCCGCCGGGGCCGACTACCTCGGGGTCGGGACGGTGTTCCGAACCGGGTCGAAGACCGACATCCCCGACGAGGAACACGGCGTCGGCCCGCAGCGAGTGGCCGAGATCGCCGCCGCAGTCGACATTCCCGTCGTCGGCATCGGCGGCGTCACGGCCGAGAACGCCGCCGACGTGGCCGCCGCGGGAGCCGACGGCGTCGCGGTCATCACCGCCATCACGCGAGCCGAGGACCCGAAAGCGGCGACGGCGGCGCTCCGGGAAGCCGTCGAGCGGGGGAAACGCGAGCGCGAGGCAGGGGCGAGTGGCGGCGACGGCGAGTGA
- a CDS encoding Hvo_1808 family surface protein → MTLTSQTRVRTVTIALAVCLAAVTATMAVGTAAAQTETDEAAFEPNDSFENATQLEPGNYTGLNVTENDLDVYAVELNAGESLSAEIEFSHARGDLDLFLLGPNGSTLQAGVSETDGESVSAVAPEAGTYYLVVAGFQGASGPYDLRVNTAGAGPSPAAGEFEPNDDFETATPVEAGNYTGLNVTENDLDVYAVELSEGDTLSAEIEFSHARGDLELLLIGPERTVLQASTSSTDGESISHLAGTNGTYYLVVYGYLDGTGPYDLSVGVSSGEDGTPPAGPSPTETPGNETATPEPPTGETATDETASLADPESDRLGWERGYWANESLDVETGDGLSEAERRALVARSMARVEAIREREFERPVEFDVVSRAAYAANQSQDTFQRLVGTRYYNQVYEATFIVDEETDAYDVVTGGQSAAVGGFYAVGSDRFVLVVEDPDDPSVDEGILVHELTHALQHQTGLLDSAFRSPTLSSDARTGLLGLVEGDANYVMARYDARCANGTWECLPRDASASVSGDGDESAGDADGPDGVNLGVYLTGYQPYSDGPALVADIRERGGWDAVDAAYDSPPVSTEQTIHPERYPDERPASLDRREPIDGDWERFTTDTLGEAWLYSMFWYQDREYDIPVIDSGQVLSPDSGDYDTYNYTSAPSEGWANDRISLYANGDASGYVWVTAWDSEDDARQFADAYRRVLDGHGGESVGEETWRIPDEAPYGDAFRVVRDGRTVTVVNGPDADALSAIAPDVGSDDDGDEGGGDADDGDGEAESVAIP, encoded by the coding sequence ATGACTCTCACTTCCCAGACACGCGTCCGAACGGTGACGATCGCCCTCGCCGTCTGTCTCGCCGCGGTGACCGCGACGATGGCCGTCGGTACCGCGGCGGCACAGACCGAGACCGACGAGGCGGCGTTCGAACCGAACGACAGCTTCGAGAACGCGACGCAACTCGAGCCCGGAAACTACACGGGGCTGAACGTCACCGAGAACGACCTCGACGTCTACGCCGTCGAACTGAACGCCGGTGAGTCGCTCTCGGCCGAGATCGAGTTCTCGCACGCCCGCGGCGACCTCGACCTCTTCTTGCTCGGGCCGAACGGGTCGACGCTCCAGGCGGGCGTCTCCGAGACCGACGGCGAGAGCGTCTCCGCGGTCGCCCCGGAGGCGGGGACCTACTACTTGGTCGTCGCCGGCTTCCAGGGGGCGAGCGGCCCCTACGACCTGCGCGTGAATACGGCCGGGGCCGGACCGTCGCCGGCGGCGGGCGAGTTCGAGCCGAACGACGACTTCGAGACGGCGACGCCGGTCGAGGCGGGGAACTACACCGGCCTGAACGTCACCGAGAACGACCTCGATGTCTACGCCGTCGAACTGAGCGAGGGCGACACGCTCTCGGCCGAGATCGAGTTCTCGCACGCCCGCGGCGACCTCGAACTCCTGCTGATCGGGCCGGAGCGGACCGTCCTTCAGGCGAGCACGTCGTCGACCGACGGCGAGAGCATCTCGCACCTGGCGGGGACGAACGGCACCTACTATCTGGTCGTCTACGGCTATCTGGACGGGACCGGCCCGTACGACCTCTCGGTCGGCGTTTCGAGCGGTGAGGATGGCACGCCGCCCGCGGGACCGTCACCGACCGAGACGCCCGGTAACGAGACGGCGACTCCGGAGCCCCCGACGGGCGAGACGGCGACCGACGAGACTGCCTCGCTCGCCGACCCCGAGAGCGACCGGCTCGGCTGGGAACGGGGCTACTGGGCGAACGAGTCGCTCGACGTGGAGACCGGCGACGGCCTCTCAGAGGCCGAGCGGCGGGCGCTGGTCGCTCGCTCGATGGCCCGCGTCGAGGCGATCCGCGAACGGGAGTTCGAGCGGCCGGTCGAGTTCGACGTGGTCTCCCGGGCGGCCTACGCCGCCAATCAGTCCCAAGACACCTTCCAGCGCCTCGTCGGCACGCGGTACTACAATCAGGTGTACGAGGCGACGTTCATCGTCGACGAGGAGACCGACGCCTACGACGTGGTCACGGGCGGGCAGAGCGCCGCCGTCGGCGGGTTCTACGCCGTCGGCAGCGACCGGTTCGTCCTCGTCGTCGAGGACCCCGACGACCCGAGCGTCGACGAAGGCATCCTCGTCCACGAGCTCACCCACGCCCTGCAGCACCAGACCGGCCTGCTCGACTCGGCCTTTCGGTCGCCGACGCTGAGCAGCGACGCCCGAACCGGCCTCCTCGGTCTCGTCGAGGGCGACGCGAACTACGTGATGGCCCGCTACGACGCCCGCTGTGCGAACGGGACGTGGGAGTGTCTGCCCCGCGACGCGTCCGCCTCGGTCAGCGGCGATGGCGACGAGAGTGCCGGAGACGCAGACGGCCCCGACGGCGTCAACCTCGGCGTCTACCTCACCGGCTATCAGCCGTACTCGGACGGCCCGGCGCTGGTCGCCGACATCCGGGAGCGCGGCGGGTGGGACGCCGTCGACGCCGCCTACGACTCGCCGCCCGTCTCGACCGAGCAGACGATCCACCCCGAACGGTACCCGGACGAGCGGCCGGCGTCGCTCGATCGGCGCGAGCCCATCGACGGCGACTGGGAGCGGTTCACCACCGACACGCTCGGCGAAGCGTGGCTCTACTCGATGTTCTGGTATCAGGACCGCGAGTACGATATCCCCGTCATCGACAGCGGACAGGTGCTCTCGCCGGACTCGGGGGACTACGACACGTACAACTACACGAGCGCCCCCTCCGAGGGGTGGGCCAACGACCGCATCTCGCTGTACGCGAACGGCGACGCGTCCGGCTACGTCTGGGTGACGGCCTGGGACAGCGAGGACGACGCCCGGCAGTTCGCCGACGCCTACCGGCGGGTCCTCGACGGCCACGGCGGCGAGTCCGTCGGCGAAGAGACGTGGCGCATCCCCGACGAAGCGCCCTACGGCGACGCCTTCCGGGTCGTCCGCGACGGCCGGACCGTGACCGTCGTCAACGGTCCCGACGCGGACGCGCTGTCGGCCATCGCGCCGGACGTCGGCAGCGACGACGACGGTGACGAGGGCGGCGGCGATGCGGACGACGGTGACGGCGAAGCCGAGTCGGTCGCGATTCCGTGA
- a CDS encoding site-2 protease family protein — protein MRNYRITTVWGIPIRVNISLLVFLPVLAWLIGSGAQIELYAGIVGGLVGTELDLARLQAGTTPWLVGTLAAVGLFVSVTLHELGHAWAAMRYDLEVESITLWILGGLASFKQMPREWNREFWIAVAGPITSILVGVVCYAGLFALPTSATVSLFVVGWLSVTNLVLAGFNMLPAFPMDGGRVLRALLARNRPYASATRIAARIGTFFAVLFAVFGVLSFSPILLLLALFIYAAATGESRTVALSDLLEGLTVGDVARPSALTIDAAASVEDLVDRMFADRSTEFTVTRGGEVVGVVTVADFRALSQAERAADTVGDLMETDLPRLDADMSAFDALVELDTARASAALVEGPDGVHVVSREDFSSAMEMRRLVGTGDPF, from the coding sequence GTGCGAAACTATCGTATCACGACGGTGTGGGGTATTCCCATCCGCGTCAATATCTCGCTACTGGTGTTTCTGCCGGTGCTGGCGTGGCTCATCGGCAGCGGCGCACAGATAGAGCTCTACGCCGGTATCGTGGGCGGACTCGTCGGAACGGAACTGGACCTCGCCCGGTTACAGGCCGGGACGACGCCGTGGCTCGTCGGCACGCTCGCGGCGGTGGGCCTGTTCGTCAGCGTCACGCTGCACGAACTCGGCCACGCCTGGGCGGCGATGCGCTACGACCTCGAAGTGGAGTCCATCACGCTGTGGATCCTCGGCGGGCTGGCGAGCTTCAAGCAGATGCCCAGAGAGTGGAACCGGGAGTTCTGGATCGCCGTCGCCGGCCCGATAACCAGTATTCTGGTCGGCGTCGTCTGCTACGCCGGGCTGTTCGCGCTGCCGACCAGCGCGACGGTCTCGCTGTTCGTCGTCGGCTGGCTGAGCGTGACGAACCTCGTCCTCGCGGGGTTCAACATGCTGCCCGCGTTCCCGATGGACGGCGGGCGCGTCCTGCGGGCGCTCTTGGCCCGGAACCGCCCGTACGCCTCGGCGACGCGCATCGCCGCCCGCATCGGCACGTTCTTCGCCGTCCTCTTCGCCGTCTTCGGCGTCCTCTCCTTCAGCCCCATCCTGCTACTGCTCGCGCTGTTCATCTACGCCGCCGCCACGGGCGAATCCAGAACGGTCGCCCTGTCGGACCTCCTGGAGGGGCTCACGGTCGGCGACGTGGCCCGGCCGTCGGCGCTGACCATCGACGCCGCCGCCAGCGTCGAGGACCTCGTCGACCGGATGTTCGCCGACCGCTCGACGGAGTTCACGGTCACGCGGGGCGGCGAGGTCGTCGGCGTCGTCACCGTCGCGGACTTCCGGGCGCTCTCGCAGGCCGAGCGCGCGGCCGACACCGTCGGCGACCTGATGGAGACGGACCTCCCCCGACTCGACGCCGACATGTCGGCGTTCGACGCGCTGGTCGAACTCGACACCGCCCGGGCCAGCGCCGCCCTCGTCGAGGGGCCGGACGGCGTCCACGTCGTCTCCCGGGAGGACTTCTCCTCGGCGATGGAGATGCGGCGGCTGGTCGGGACCGGCGACCCGTTCTGA
- a CDS encoding methyltransferase family protein, with protein sequence MDLSLPLVAFAVGFAAESVNLVGIASSALGWTKYWPPGERGWRYYTHWTLEQTFNVSLLVVTYFGWNSLGFPTPALVAGAVCFAVPFAGALLAGRGLGSEETMGLEGELRTGGWYRYSRNPQYVCYVVATVGFAVFAATPPVFALCAVYLLSWVTLPFAEEPWLREQYGEAYERYAQRVPRFVGPASVRALADRRSAADAE encoded by the coding sequence ATGGACCTGTCGCTACCGCTCGTCGCGTTCGCGGTGGGATTCGCCGCCGAATCCGTGAATCTGGTCGGGATCGCGTCGAGCGCGCTCGGGTGGACGAAGTACTGGCCGCCGGGCGAGCGCGGATGGCGGTACTACACGCACTGGACGCTCGAACAGACGTTCAACGTCTCCCTCCTCGTCGTCACGTACTTCGGCTGGAACAGCCTCGGCTTCCCGACGCCGGCGCTCGTCGCCGGTGCCGTCTGCTTCGCCGTCCCGTTCGCCGGCGCGCTGCTCGCCGGACGGGGCCTCGGGAGCGAGGAGACGATGGGGCTCGAAGGCGAGCTACGGACCGGCGGCTGGTACCGCTACTCCCGCAACCCGCAGTACGTCTGCTACGTCGTCGCGACGGTCGGGTTCGCCGTCTTCGCGGCGACGCCGCCGGTGTTCGCGCTGTGCGCCGTCTACCTCCTGTCGTGGGTGACGCTCCCGTTCGCGGAGGAGCCGTGGCTGCGCGAGCAGTACGGCGAGGCCTACGAGCGATACGCACAGCGGGTGCCGCGCTTCGTCGGTCCCGCGTCCGTGCGAGCGCTCGCGGACCGACGGTCGGCCGCGGACGCCGAGTAG
- a CDS encoding helix-turn-helix domain-containing protein, translating into MKYLDVYLRQPRWMLHPMQAFIRDEDVVEYEELQAWTGIGGDRSVEYVLFYVEAELEPYAAALDSVESIRWYDLTPVDDGAFYAYVCQETLPADRSWREAFADLSVVPVPPVVYDSDAAFHMTLVGTGEDLQTTLSSLPEDIDVTVEAIGEYDRRHAPVVGDLTDRQLEAVEVAAELGFYSVPREAGVAAVADELGCAASTASDLLQKAESRVMRRLARRYGRRTSG; encoded by the coding sequence GTGAAGTACCTCGACGTCTATCTCCGCCAGCCGCGGTGGATGCTCCACCCGATGCAGGCGTTCATCCGCGACGAGGACGTCGTCGAGTACGAGGAGCTACAGGCCTGGACCGGCATCGGCGGCGACCGGTCGGTCGAGTACGTGCTGTTCTACGTCGAGGCCGAGCTGGAGCCGTACGCGGCGGCGCTCGATTCCGTCGAGTCGATCCGCTGGTACGACCTGACGCCGGTCGACGACGGGGCGTTCTACGCCTACGTCTGCCAGGAGACCCTCCCGGCGGACCGCTCGTGGCGCGAGGCGTTCGCCGACCTGAGCGTCGTCCCCGTCCCGCCCGTCGTCTACGACAGCGACGCCGCCTTCCACATGACGCTCGTGGGCACCGGCGAGGACCTGCAGACGACGCTCTCGTCCTTACCCGAAGACATCGACGTGACCGTCGAGGCCATCGGCGAGTACGACCGGCGACACGCCCCGGTGGTCGGCGACCTGACCGATCGCCAGCTCGAAGCCGTCGAGGTCGCCGCCGAATTGGGATTCTACTCGGTGCCCCGCGAAGCCGGCGTCGCGGCGGTCGCCGACGAGCTCGGCTGCGCGGCGAGCACCGCCTCGGATCTCCTGCAGAAAGCCGAATCACGGGTCATGCGCCGTCTCGCCCGCCGATACGGCCGGCGGACGAGCGGGTGA